In Anaerobranca gottschalkii DSM 13577, a single genomic region encodes these proteins:
- a CDS encoding LUD domain-containing protein, whose translation MDHTGNRIVGSLFGHKKIFFVFGINKIEPTLEKAISRARNIAAPQNAKRLGLNTPCA comes from the coding sequence ATTGATCATACTGGTAATAGAATAGTAGGTTCACTATTTGGACATAAAAAGATTTTTTTTGTATTTGGAATAAATAAGATTGAACCAACTCTTGAGAAGGCAATATCCCGTGCTCGAAATATTGCTGCACCACAAAATGCAAAACGTCTAGGCCTTAATACACCATGTGCTTAA